The following proteins come from a genomic window of Amphiura filiformis chromosome 16, Afil_fr2py, whole genome shotgun sequence:
- the LOC140135597 gene encoding short-chain dehydrogenase/reductase family 42E member 1-like yields the protein MVSSASHETRAGQLIRSLEVASFKGKKILVTGGGGFVGVHLGRALHMLGGHVTLFDKKPPIEDYHEDIKFISGDIRDPKFVQQLCEGMDCVFHLASYGMSGLEMLIGSEYIESVNVGGTKNVIEACLKTNVPRIVYTSTLNVVFGGQDIFDGDETLPVLPLHAHKDHYSRTKSIAEDLILKANGKATQDGGILRTCAIRPSAIYGAGEQRHLPRIVKNIEQGLVKVTIGSPDIKTEWVHVDNLVNGHLLAAEAMTEKKEYVAAGEVYFITDDSPINSFEFLRPLIEGLGYTYPKITLPYNVMYCISLFLEIIFGVVSLFYSFTPLMVRTELFQVAVHHTFNITKAKTQLGYVPAKRDMTDVVEYFIAKGHQRKPSVVMYWVTNIVVGLMFAVLIMTFLPMVK from the exons ATGGTGTCAAGTGCAAGTCATGAAACAAGAGCAGGCCAGTTAATAAG GAGCCTAGAAGTGGCATCTTTCAAAGGGAAGAAGATCCTAGTGACTGGTGGAGGTGGGTTTGTGGGCGTCCATCTTGGTCGTGCATTACATATGCTTGGAGGACATGTTACACTATTCGACAAGAAACCACCGATTGAAGACTATCATGAAGACATCAAATTCATTTCT GGAGATATACGAGACCCAAAATTTGTTCAACAGTTATGTGAAGGAATGGATTGTGTGTTTCATCTTGCATCATACGGGATGTCAGGACTAGAAATG CTCATTGGAAGTGAATACATAGAAAGTGTGAATGTTGGTGGAACCAAGAATGTTATAGAAG CTTGTTTAAAGACAAACGTTCCCAGAATAGTGTATACCAGTACTCTTAATGTAGTCTTTGGTGGCCAGGACATATTCGATGGGGATGAAACTCTGCCTGTTTTACCTCTGCATGCG CATAAGGACCACTATTCCAGAACCAAATCTATAGCTGAAGATCTTATATTGAAGGCTAATGGAAAAGCAACACAAG ATGGTGGAATTTTAAGGACGTGTGCTATCAGACCATCTGCTATATATGGTGCAGGGGAGCAGAGACATTTGCCAAGGATTGTG AAAAATATAGAACAAGGACTTGTGAAAGTCACTATTGGTAGTCCTGATATAAAGACAGAGTGGGTACATGTAGATAATCTAGTCAACGGACATCTACTAGCAGCTGAAGCAATGACTGAAAAGAAGGAATATGTAGCT GCTGGCGAGGTATACTTCATTACAGACGACAGTCCTATCAACTCTTTTGAGTTTTTACGTCCGCTAATAGAGGGTCTAGGGTATACATATCCGAAGATTACACTACCATATAATGTAATGTATTGCATTT CATTATTTCTTGAAATCATCTTTGGTGTTGTGAGTCTCTTCTATAGTTTCACACCATTGATGGTACGCACAGAG CTTTTCCAAGTTGCTGTGCACCATACATTTAACATCACCAAAGCAAAGACCCAACTAGGCTATGTCCCTGCCAAGCGTGATATGACAGATGTTGTGGAGTATTTCATCGCCAAAGGACATCAGCGTAAACCTTCAGTCGTCATGTACTGGGTAACAAATATTGTTGTTGGACTGATGTTTGCGGTCTTAATTATGACATTCCTACCCATGGTCAAATAA